A part of Paenibacillus sp. 481 genomic DNA contains:
- a CDS encoding DUF2268 domain-containing protein → MNIQSLRSDQVYRNVLQAPHEEKVELFRQEMMAPFMRKWEIQHIPFKAEEPDGFDVITLNNMMAISPTQITDEISIPLASISSDSFWKECEEAVKKSLNLFTEHGVNLPVSDYLFTILLGNPSSPSLMLNEGYTGDGGIPGYIFCTLVPNAYTIPRMKATLAHECNHNVRYQFIQWDHSAVTLGELIVSEGLAENYATSLFGEELIGPWVSNTNMETLNKRIKPVLKDQLQLTGFANIAPYLYGDELAQLQHFKPVSMPYCAGYACGYYLIKAYLEQTGKTIFEATITPANLILDELRDFWDEETFISG, encoded by the coding sequence ATGAATATTCAATCATTACGCTCCGATCAAGTATATCGAAACGTGTTACAAGCGCCACATGAGGAAAAAGTGGAACTATTCAGACAAGAAATGATGGCCCCATTTATGAGAAAATGGGAAATACAACATATTCCCTTTAAAGCTGAGGAGCCCGATGGTTTTGATGTAATTACGCTGAATAATATGATGGCCATCTCACCTACTCAGATCACCGACGAAATCTCAATACCATTAGCATCCATTTCGTCCGATTCCTTTTGGAAGGAGTGTGAAGAAGCCGTAAAGAAGAGCCTTAACCTATTTACAGAGCACGGCGTGAATCTTCCTGTATCCGATTATTTATTCACAATTTTATTAGGGAATCCAAGTAGCCCCTCCTTAATGTTAAACGAAGGCTATACGGGTGACGGGGGTATTCCTGGTTATATTTTTTGTACACTCGTGCCCAACGCATACACAATACCTCGAATGAAAGCGACACTAGCTCATGAATGTAACCATAATGTTCGCTATCAATTTATTCAATGGGATCATTCCGCCGTTACATTAGGTGAATTAATCGTGAGTGAAGGGTTAGCAGAGAACTATGCGACTTCACTTTTCGGGGAGGAACTAATCGGCCCTTGGGTATCGAACACAAATATGGAAACGCTGAATAAGCGTATTAAACCTGTGCTCAAGGATCAATTACAACTCACAGGCTTTGCGAACATTGCACCGTATTTGTACGGTGATGAATTAGCTCAACTCCAACACTTTAAACCGGTCAGTATGCCATATTGCGCTGGTTACGCCTGCGGATATTATTTAATTAAAGCTTATTTAGAACAGACAGGGAAAACGATCTTTGAAGCCACTATTACACCAGCCAACCTAATACTAGATGAATTGAGAGATTTTTGGGATGAAGAAACATTTATTAGCGGTTAA
- a CDS encoding response regulator transcription factor → MNKQILLVEDDPYIAEMVKDHLKKDGFTIRHASDGEQAVHLFKEKAFDLIVLDLMLPDMDGLEFLQRIRASSYIPVLIMSAKDSDVDKALGLGFGADDYIAKPFSLIELTARVKAVLRRATHYTQTVQAEASNMLHIHELTLDLDHFSARKKGEEIKLTPKEWHILKLLMENPRRAFSKEQIYRAVWNDEYYADENAIQVHISRLREKIETDPASPQYIKTVWGIGYKVGAF, encoded by the coding sequence ATGAATAAACAAATCTTACTTGTTGAAGATGATCCCTATATTGCAGAAATGGTTAAAGACCACCTGAAAAAAGACGGATTTACGATTAGACATGCTTCTGACGGCGAGCAGGCCGTTCACCTTTTTAAAGAAAAGGCATTTGACTTGATTGTATTAGATCTGATGCTTCCGGATATGGACGGATTAGAGTTTTTGCAGCGTATCCGAGCAAGCAGCTACATTCCGGTCCTCATTATGTCAGCGAAGGACAGCGATGTAGATAAAGCATTGGGTCTTGGATTTGGCGCGGATGATTATATCGCGAAGCCGTTCTCACTCATCGAGCTTACGGCCAGAGTTAAGGCTGTGCTGCGCCGTGCCACACATTATACGCAGACTGTCCAAGCGGAGGCGTCGAACATGCTCCACATACATGAGCTGACCTTAGATTTAGACCATTTTTCTGCTCGTAAGAAGGGGGAAGAAATCAAGCTTACGCCGAAGGAATGGCACATCTTAAAGCTGCTTATGGAAAATCCGAGAAGAGCTTTTTCGAAGGAGCAAATTTACCGTGCGGTGTGGAATGACGAATACTATGCAGACGAAAACGCGATTCAGGTACATATAAGTCGACTAAGGGAAAAAATCGAAACCGATCCCGCTTCGCCGCAGTACATCAAAACGGTATGGGGAATCGGCTACAAGGTGGGGGCATTTTGA
- a CDS encoding sensor histidine kinase — MVTFLLCVITALLLMNGLQFRARRMRSWQLSYVRQKLQRIITEDTAEQILLATDDRELQSLLITLNRLLDHNRKTKGHYASLELSIKRLLANMSHDLKTPLTVILGLTETIVYDQHVDDSSRKRLLGKVHDKAQEMVSLINEFFDLAKLEAGDKELPLSTIQVNEIGAANMLFFYESITSQGLEVTIELPETPVYMLGHADALNRILQNLIANAIQYGSDGQVVGLAVRVEHDYVDIEVWDRGKGIDEWHQAHIFERLYTLEDSRNRRFQGSGLGLAITKTLVEKLNGTLTLHSVPHEKTSFTARFKTISH, encoded by the coding sequence GTGGTTACGTTCTTATTATGCGTTATTACGGCTCTGCTCCTGATGAATGGCCTCCAATTTCGTGCGCGACGAATGAGAAGCTGGCAGTTGTCTTATGTACGGCAGAAGCTACAAAGGATTATAACAGAGGACACTGCGGAGCAGATTCTCCTCGCGACAGACGATCGCGAGCTGCAGTCGCTCTTAATAACGTTAAATCGGCTGCTCGATCATAATCGGAAGACGAAAGGCCACTACGCCAGTCTGGAGCTATCTATTAAGCGACTACTAGCTAACATGTCCCACGATTTAAAAACACCGTTAACGGTCATTCTGGGGCTTACAGAGACGATCGTGTACGATCAACATGTAGATGATAGTTCGCGCAAACGCTTGCTAGGAAAGGTGCATGATAAAGCACAGGAAATGGTGAGCCTGATCAATGAATTTTTCGATTTAGCTAAGCTGGAAGCGGGTGACAAAGAACTGCCCCTTTCGACCATTCAAGTCAATGAAATAGGGGCTGCGAATATGCTCTTTTTTTACGAAAGCATTACGTCGCAAGGTCTTGAGGTCACCATCGAGCTGCCAGAGACCCCCGTGTATATGTTAGGCCATGCGGACGCGTTAAATCGAATCTTACAAAATTTAATAGCTAACGCAATTCAATATGGAAGCGACGGTCAAGTCGTGGGCCTTGCTGTACGTGTGGAACACGACTATGTAGATATCGAAGTATGGGATCGTGGCAAAGGGATAGACGAATGGCATCAAGCCCACATTTTTGAACGGTTATATACGCTGGAAGACTCTCGAAACCGTCGTTTTCAAGGAAGTGGTCTGGGGCTAGCGATTACGAAAACACTCGTGGAAAAACTAAACGGGACTCTCACTCTCCATAGCGTCCCGCATGAAAAAACGTCCTTTACCGCCCGCTTCAAAACGATTTCCCACTGA
- a CDS encoding ATP-binding cassette domain-containing protein, whose product MSDALRTSQLTKIYNDKEAVSAVSMNIKKGEIYGLLGLNGAGKTTIMRMITGLARPDGGTIEIFGESIATGVLEPLKRLGSMIEQPIFYDHLTAKANLEIHCEYMGFYDKEAIDEALLLVGLEGVGERCVQDFSLGMKQRLGIARAIVCRPEFLILDEPLNGLDPLGIRELRELLRKLNKESGMTILISSHILQVIEQLADTIGVMQRGKLIKEIPMAFIRSKLSEYIEVWTTDSKKATFVLEEKLHISNYKVMDDHTIRIYEARISAVELSKTLIGHEVGIEALSTKKMTLEAYVMMLLQGSELDA is encoded by the coding sequence ATGAGCGATGCGCTGCGAACAAGTCAGTTAACAAAAATATATAACGACAAAGAAGCCGTTTCCGCGGTCAGTATGAACATTAAAAAAGGAGAAATATACGGTTTACTAGGCCTAAACGGCGCTGGGAAGACCACGATTATGCGAATGATTACCGGTCTGGCAAGGCCAGATGGCGGTACAATCGAAATATTTGGCGAGTCCATAGCGACGGGGGTGTTGGAGCCTTTGAAGCGGCTGGGAAGCATGATCGAGCAGCCAATCTTCTACGATCATTTGACGGCCAAAGCCAATCTAGAGATTCATTGCGAATATATGGGGTTCTACGACAAGGAAGCGATCGACGAAGCCTTGCTGCTGGTCGGATTAGAAGGTGTCGGTGAGCGATGCGTACAGGATTTCTCACTAGGGATGAAGCAGCGGCTCGGCATTGCCAGAGCGATTGTATGCAGACCGGAATTTCTCATACTGGATGAACCTTTAAACGGTTTGGACCCGCTAGGAATCCGCGAGCTGCGTGAGTTGCTTCGTAAGCTGAATAAAGAGTCCGGCATGACGATACTCATTTCGAGTCACATCTTGCAAGTGATTGAGCAGTTGGCAGATACGATTGGCGTTATGCAACGTGGAAAGCTCATTAAAGAGATTCCAATGGCGTTCATTCGGAGCAAATTAAGTGAGTATATCGAAGTATGGACGACGGACAGCAAGAAAGCCACATTCGTGTTGGAAGAAAAGCTGCACATTTCCAACTATAAAGTGATGGACGATCACACGATTCGCATTTACGAAGCTCGTATTTCTGCGGTGGAACTGTCTAAGACGTTAATCGGTCATGAAGTGGGGATTGAAGCATTAAGTACGAAAAAAATGACGCTCGAAGCGTATGTGATGATGCTCCTGCAGGGGAGTGAACTAGATGCTTAA
- a CDS encoding ABC transporter permease: protein MLKLMWLDWRKMRLKGLLRTILSANGIIILWLIAFKAGHPDGFNSYEDLFKEIAFYTRTVVVIFASLLTARVVLDEYRTRTITILFVYPVSRTNLLISKLALVSVMTFVTMVCSHLLVAVVVVSTYLYNSSISQAMVLEMVTHEALNVIIFAFAAVGMGFVLFFIGMIRKSAAAMLVSSCLMTMSSSEMFSQSVHDNVWKAVLLSGAWLAAGGVLALLAIKNAERAEV, encoded by the coding sequence ATGCTTAAGCTAATGTGGCTGGATTGGCGAAAAATGAGGCTCAAAGGCTTGCTACGGACCATCCTGAGTGCCAACGGGATCATCATCTTGTGGCTGATCGCTTTTAAAGCTGGACATCCTGACGGTTTCAATTCCTATGAAGACTTGTTCAAGGAGATTGCCTTTTATACTAGAACGGTCGTCGTTATTTTCGCATCACTTCTTACGGCTAGAGTCGTGCTCGACGAATATCGTACGCGGACGATTACCATTTTGTTTGTGTATCCTGTCAGCAGAACCAATCTGCTTATTTCCAAGCTGGCACTCGTAAGCGTGATGACTTTTGTGACGATGGTTTGCTCCCATCTGCTTGTTGCCGTTGTAGTGGTCTCAACGTACCTATACAACTCATCGATATCGCAAGCGATGGTCTTAGAAATGGTGACGCATGAGGCGTTGAACGTGATCATTTTCGCCTTTGCTGCCGTCGGGATGGGGTTCGTTTTATTTTTTATCGGAATGATTAGAAAATCAGCAGCCGCAATGCTCGTATCCTCCTGCTTGATGACGATGTCCAGCAGTGAAATGTTTAGCCAAAGCGTGCACGATAACGTGTGGAAGGCCGTTTTGTTATCAGGTGCATGGTTAGCTGCTGGCGGTGTGTTAGCCTTGTTAGCGATCAAAAACGCGGAGAGAGCTGAGGTATAA
- a CDS encoding serine hydrolase domain-containing protein, with translation MNHKRRTASLIRGLIGITIITLISGWLGLPSKYAYAEPSIETAKIDRFIQSQMDHNQIPGLAVAVVHRDRTIYAKGFGITGEGLPVTTKTPFAIASLSKSITALAVMQLVEAGKINLDAPIATYIPSFKLADPRGGNITVRQLLNHTSGLKDTHFPEMTFDTQPSTLEQSITRMQDVKLASHPGQQFHYHNPNYLILARLVEVVGQERFPDYLQKHIFQPLQMKHTFDIANTEQFVEGDKPFSKGHILVYGKPVVTKEPEWFVDGSAGTVSTVEDMAHWLKMQLNGGKHNGVQLFSSEGVKSMHSPAGVDIPYGMGWSIAGEKEKIFHNGLLWTYYAEQVLLPKSGYGIVVLYNSGFNPLVNYSSFTQGISDILSGQEPEQPALHVQIVEIIIALITVVTVGIGIRRLLRLNQWEQTYHKRAKWVTWFFHLVTLIPLLLLMFFPQVLTFIAAGRVLSWERIILAMPSIFIWLVLAAVFSVVVVICRCARMYKMGKGA, from the coding sequence ATGAATCATAAACGAAGAACGGCATCACTTATAAGAGGTCTGATCGGGATCACTATCATTACCCTAATAAGTGGTTGGCTTGGCCTCCCTTCCAAGTATGCATACGCAGAACCGAGCATCGAAACAGCCAAGATCGATCGCTTTATTCAGTCGCAGATGGATCATAATCAAATACCTGGACTGGCCGTTGCCGTGGTCCATAGGGATAGGACGATTTATGCCAAAGGATTTGGAATCACGGGTGAAGGTCTACCGGTGACGACAAAAACACCGTTTGCCATCGCGTCATTAAGTAAGTCAATCACAGCTCTAGCCGTCATGCAATTGGTGGAAGCGGGCAAGATAAACCTTGATGCCCCCATAGCGACATATATCCCTTCCTTCAAGTTGGCTGATCCACGCGGGGGAAACATAACGGTAAGGCAGTTGTTGAACCACACGAGCGGCTTAAAAGACACGCATTTTCCTGAGATGACGTTTGATACGCAGCCGAGTACACTGGAACAGTCGATCACCCGCATGCAAGACGTCAAGCTTGCGAGTCATCCTGGCCAGCAGTTTCATTATCATAATCCGAACTATTTGATCTTAGCCCGTCTTGTGGAAGTGGTCGGTCAAGAGCGCTTTCCAGACTATTTGCAGAAGCATATTTTTCAGCCTCTTCAGATGAAGCACACGTTTGATATTGCAAATACGGAGCAATTTGTTGAGGGCGATAAGCCTTTCTCTAAGGGACATATTCTCGTATATGGCAAGCCTGTTGTCACAAAAGAGCCTGAATGGTTCGTAGATGGATCAGCGGGAACGGTGTCAACGGTAGAGGATATGGCGCATTGGCTTAAGATGCAGCTTAACGGAGGGAAACATAACGGTGTTCAGTTGTTTAGCAGCGAAGGGGTCAAATCGATGCACTCGCCTGCGGGAGTGGATATCCCTTACGGGATGGGGTGGAGCATCGCTGGGGAGAAGGAGAAAATCTTTCACAACGGGCTCCTTTGGACGTACTATGCCGAGCAAGTACTGCTCCCTAAAAGCGGTTATGGCATTGTCGTACTGTACAATAGTGGCTTCAATCCACTTGTAAACTATTCGTCCTTTACACAAGGGATATCTGATATCCTGAGCGGGCAAGAGCCCGAACAACCTGCCCTTCATGTGCAAATAGTTGAAATCATTATCGCCTTGATCACAGTCGTGACCGTCGGCATAGGGATTCGGCGGTTATTACGTTTGAATCAATGGGAACAGACCTATCACAAGCGTGCCAAATGGGTGACTTGGTTCTTCCATTTGGTTACGCTCATCCCGCTGCTCTTGTTGATGTTCTTTCCGCAAGTGCTAACATTCATTGCTGCGGGACGGGTATTAAGTTGGGAGCGAATTATTTTAGCCATGCCAAGCATTTTCATTTGGCTAGTGCTAGCTGCCGTATTTAGCGTGGTCGTCGTGATATGTCGATGTGCAAGGATGTACAAGATGGGGAAGGGTGCATAG
- a CDS encoding thiol-disulfide oxidoreductase DCC family protein, with translation MSGLDQNSNKIEVWYDGWCPLCQGIRQRLERWDWMKRLTFHSIREVNEKSPAPAPVAELEARMHVRRLADGRVYSGIDAVTAICGVVPLLMPWWLPLKLATWLGIGDKVYDWIAARRKIVPAGACQDDACPLNSHRPKG, from the coding sequence ATGAGTGGCCTTGACCAAAATAGTAATAAAATTGAAGTATGGTATGACGGTTGGTGCCCGTTATGCCAAGGTATTCGCCAACGTTTGGAACGTTGGGATTGGATGAAGCGGCTAACGTTCCATTCGATCCGTGAAGTGAATGAAAAAAGTCCAGCGCCCGCACCAGTAGCGGAGCTTGAGGCACGTATGCATGTGCGACGTTTAGCCGATGGACGTGTGTATAGTGGTATCGACGCGGTAACGGCCATTTGCGGCGTTGTTCCGCTGCTCATGCCGTGGTGGCTGCCTCTAAAGCTAGCTACTTGGTTAGGTATCGGAGACAAAGTATACGACTGGATTGCCGCACGCCGCAAAATTGTCCCCGCAGGCGCCTGTCAGGACGATGCTTGCCCGCTCAATAGCCACCGACCGAAGGGTTAG
- a CDS encoding DUF3841 domain-containing protein — MKLWTIQSLQAWEKALEQGELAGHSKYVWESFIHPYHWMMEQMKLRIANYTGEYPIWLWTIRPDLRCSGHLERGLDGVLLEVELRSEDVLISDFQAWHMVLNDSFLAFDEEEEALFNNGKLSITKEQSWERIFDYSTLYKHEYWCDAEYDLQVVTGRISLEQVKLLKTFKAR; from the coding sequence ATGAAATTATGGACAATTCAATCGCTACAAGCATGGGAAAAGGCTCTCGAACAAGGTGAGCTTGCGGGCCATTCCAAATATGTATGGGAATCCTTTATTCATCCGTACCATTGGATGATGGAGCAAATGAAACTCCGGATAGCCAACTACACTGGTGAGTACCCGATCTGGCTCTGGACAATAAGACCGGATTTAAGGTGCAGTGGCCACCTTGAACGAGGGTTGGACGGTGTGTTGCTGGAAGTTGAATTACGGAGCGAAGATGTTCTAATATCTGATTTTCAAGCTTGGCATATGGTACTCAATGATTCGTTTCTGGCGTTTGATGAGGAAGAAGAAGCGTTATTCAACAATGGCAAGTTGTCGATTACCAAAGAACAAAGCTGGGAGCGTATATTTGATTATTCCACGCTTTACAAGCATGAATATTGGTGCGATGCGGAATATGATTTACAAGTGGTGACAGGGCGTATTTCGCTGGAACAAGTAAAATTACTTAAGACATTTAAAGCTCGCTAA
- a CDS encoding TlpA family protein disulfide reductase has translation MKKIVSASTYFILILAVCTILFIIGNQMLIPSESDKQPINTAITLKDVAAVNHTIQFSEKPTVLQVFTSWCPYCNDDAPKIVSLHEQYKDKVNIYGINLIQRDEMDAVKDFIRNYKIKYPVLLDEEGKVHKLLGGTGFPALFFFNSQGEIVDQIIGSSEMEYIEQSFSQFITNYE, from the coding sequence ATGAAAAAAATTGTGAGCGCGAGTACGTATTTCATTCTCATACTTGCGGTATGTACCATTCTTTTTATTATTGGAAATCAAATGCTTATCCCATCAGAATCGGATAAACAGCCTATCAATACGGCTATCACCTTAAAAGATGTTGCAGCTGTCAATCATACGATCCAATTTTCGGAGAAGCCTACAGTACTGCAAGTTTTCACTTCATGGTGCCCTTATTGCAACGATGATGCGCCGAAGATCGTCTCTCTGCATGAACAATACAAAGATAAAGTAAACATTTACGGGATTAATCTGATCCAGCGCGATGAAATGGACGCCGTTAAAGATTTTATCAGGAATTATAAAATAAAATATCCAGTCTTGCTTGATGAAGAGGGAAAAGTACATAAGTTACTAGGCGGAACAGGATTCCCTGCCCTATTCTTCTTCAATTCCCAGGGAGAAATCGTGGACCAAATTATAGGCTCCTCTGAAATGGAGTATATTGAACAATCATTCAGTCAATTTATTACCAATTATGAATAA